A portion of the Bacillus sp. es.034 genome contains these proteins:
- a CDS encoding PhoH family protein: MNKIYVLDTNVLLQDPQAIFSFQDNEVVIPAVVLEEVDSKKRYMDEIGRNARHVSKLIDNLRQEGKLHEKIPLYTGGSLRIELNHRSFQQLQDIFVEKTNDNRIIAVAKNLSLEEEAKKDGKTVILVSKDTLVRVKADALGLQAEDFLSDRVIEVNDIYTGFIELYTEREFLNKFYEKGELTLTEITKQRFYSHQFLIMKDALGSSASALGMVDSTGLKVKKLVYDQEHMWGIKARNVQQTMATELLLRDDISLVTMIGKAGTGKTLLALAAGLLQTEDFNKFNKLLVARPIVPVGKDIGYLPGEKQEKLRPWMQPIYDNLEYLFNTKKPGELDDILAGMGSIEVEALTYIRGRSIPDQYIIIDEAQNLTKHEVKTILTRVGERSKIVLMGDPAQIDHPYLDEYNNGLTYVVEKFKDQKLAGHVKLMKGERSGLAQLAADIL; this comes from the coding sequence TTGAATAAAATTTATGTATTAGATACCAATGTCTTATTACAAGATCCACAAGCCATCTTTTCTTTCCAGGATAATGAGGTGGTTATACCTGCAGTCGTTTTAGAAGAAGTGGACTCCAAAAAGCGTTATATGGATGAAATCGGAAGAAACGCAAGACATGTATCGAAACTGATAGATAATTTACGGCAGGAAGGAAAGCTCCATGAAAAAATCCCCCTATATACAGGCGGATCATTACGGATTGAACTAAATCACCGCTCCTTTCAGCAGCTTCAAGATATATTTGTTGAGAAAACAAACGATAATCGGATCATTGCCGTAGCAAAGAACCTTTCACTCGAGGAAGAAGCAAAAAAGGATGGGAAAACGGTTATCCTTGTCAGTAAAGATACCCTTGTCAGGGTCAAGGCGGATGCTTTAGGTTTACAGGCAGAAGATTTCCTGAGTGACAGGGTCATTGAAGTAAATGATATTTATACCGGATTCATCGAATTATATACAGAGAGAGAATTCCTCAATAAATTTTATGAAAAAGGGGAATTGACTCTTACGGAGATAACGAAACAACGATTTTATTCCCATCAATTCCTTATTATGAAAGATGCCCTTGGAAGTTCTGCATCGGCCCTCGGAATGGTGGATTCCACCGGACTTAAGGTGAAGAAACTGGTCTATGATCAAGAACATATGTGGGGGATTAAAGCGAGGAATGTCCAACAAACGATGGCGACGGAGTTATTATTACGTGATGATATTTCGTTAGTGACCATGATCGGGAAAGCGGGGACCGGTAAAACGCTTCTGGCACTGGCAGCCGGTCTATTGCAAACGGAAGACTTCAATAAATTCAACAAATTACTCGTTGCCCGCCCAATCGTTCCGGTTGGCAAAGATATAGGCTATCTTCCTGGTGAAAAGCAAGAAAAGTTGCGGCCATGGATGCAGCCGATTTATGATAATCTCGAATACCTGTTCAATACAAAAAAACCGGGTGAACTGGATGATATCCTTGCCGGGATGGGGTCCATCGAGGTGGAAGCATTGACGTATATACGGGGTAGAAGCATTCCGGATCAATATATCATCATAGATGAAGCTCAGAACCTGACGAAGCATGAAGTGAAAACGATTCTCACACGTGTCGGGGAACGGAGCAAAATTGTGTTGATGGGAGATCCGGCTCAAATCGATCACCCATATCTTGATGAATATAATAATGGACTGACCTATGTAGTGGAGAAATTCAAAGATCAAAAATTAGCCGGACATGTGAAGCTCATGAAGGGTGAAAGGTCGGGATTGGCACAGCTTGCGGCGGATATATTGTAA
- a CDS encoding YlaI family protein encodes MRVKCALCEVIENIDDYSLQAKKLRNRPIHTYMCEKCHDRIKEKTEERVSTGNFRFYRSPLVEDDF; translated from the coding sequence ATGAGAGTAAAATGTGCTTTATGCGAAGTTATTGAAAATATTGACGACTATTCCCTGCAGGCGAAAAAGCTGCGTAACAGACCCATTCACACTTATATGTGCGAGAAATGCCATGACCGCATTAAAGAGAAGACAGAAGAACGTGTTTCTACGGGGAATTTCCGTTTTTATCGTTCTCCTTTAGTCGAAGATGACTTTTAA
- the glsA gene encoding glutaminase A: MINTQEWLEGLVEKARPFASEGRVAEYIPALKDQNPHDLAISIYTLDNNSCYAGDHLKKFTLQSISKVITLALVLMDYGEEYVFSKVGMEPTGDPFNSIAKLETHKPSKPLNPMINAGALAVTNMIKGNTGMEKWHRLIEFINHMTGETVSYNEDVAYSELQTANLNRSLCYFMKQHGVITGNVEDLLVLYTKQCAVEMNCVDLAKMGAVFANDGIDPESGRELITRDVARVCKTFMVTCGMYNTSGEFAIKVGIPAKSGVSGGIMGSVPGKCGIGIFGPALDDVGNSIAGLKLLEMLSDAHSWSIF; this comes from the coding sequence ATGATAAACACACAGGAATGGTTGGAAGGATTAGTTGAAAAGGCGAGACCCTTTGCATCGGAAGGAAGGGTTGCAGAGTACATACCCGCACTTAAGGATCAAAATCCCCATGATCTGGCAATCAGCATATACACATTGGATAATAACTCCTGTTATGCCGGGGATCATTTGAAGAAATTCACTCTCCAAAGCATATCAAAGGTCATCACCCTTGCACTCGTACTAATGGACTACGGGGAAGAGTACGTTTTTTCAAAGGTTGGAATGGAACCTACAGGAGATCCATTCAACTCCATAGCGAAGCTTGAAACACACAAGCCGTCAAAACCCCTTAATCCGATGATCAATGCGGGGGCACTGGCTGTAACGAATATGATCAAGGGAAACACCGGAATGGAGAAATGGCACCGCTTAATCGAATTCATCAATCATATGACAGGGGAAACGGTCTCATATAATGAAGATGTGGCCTATTCAGAACTCCAAACGGCCAATCTGAACCGATCCCTTTGCTACTTCATGAAGCAGCATGGGGTGATCACGGGAAATGTCGAAGATCTACTCGTCCTTTACACGAAGCAATGCGCCGTGGAGATGAACTGCGTGGATCTTGCCAAGATGGGAGCGGTATTCGCCAATGACGGGATCGATCCGGAGAGCGGCCGAGAATTGATTACGAGGGATGTAGCGAGAGTATGTAAAACCTTCATGGTGACATGCGGGATGTATAATACCTCCGGGGAGTTTGCCATTAAGGTGGGGATCCCTGCTAAAAGTGGCGTATCCGGCGGCATCATGGGATCGGTTCCCGGTAAATGCGGAATAGGGATCTTCGGCCCGGCACTCGATGATGTCGGGAACAGCATTGCGGGGCTGAAGCTTCTCGAAATGCTCAGTGATGCACACTCATGGAGCATATTTTAG
- a CDS encoding FtsW/RodA/SpoVE family cell cycle protein produces MIKKIAKSYDYSLIAVYVFLCLFGLVMIYSASMVMAVERFGWDSDHFYKRQMINIIIGFIAFTAAAWFPYKAFQVSKIIKGLMIVIIGLLLAVHIFGYEVNNAKSWINLGFMPIQPSEFAKLAVIIYLGSVYSKKQAYIDDFNKGLAPPLLFLGFICFLVFLEPDFGTAAIIFAIGAIVISCSGISYKTFFKLAGLGVGFLIVLSPVIYMARGFIFTKERLSRIEAYLSPFKYAQGEGYHLVNSYLAIGSGGVKGLGLGQSVQKLGYLPEPQTDFIMAIIAEELGVFGVSFVVLGLSYIVLRGIYTGVKCQDPFGTMLAIGISCMIGIQAFINLGGVSGLIPITGVPLPFISYGGSSLLVLSLSMGVLVNVSMFVKFEEKYKTKKENDYPSENKDNSKKIYGVKM; encoded by the coding sequence ATGATTAAAAAAATAGCAAAATCCTACGATTATTCGTTAATCGCTGTATATGTATTCCTTTGTTTATTTGGCCTCGTCATGATTTATAGTGCCAGTATGGTCATGGCAGTGGAACGGTTCGGCTGGGACAGCGACCACTTTTATAAAAGGCAGATGATCAATATCATCATCGGCTTCATTGCCTTTACGGCAGCAGCGTGGTTTCCGTATAAAGCCTTTCAAGTAAGTAAGATCATCAAAGGCCTGATGATTGTGATCATCGGTTTATTACTTGCGGTACATATTTTCGGGTATGAGGTGAATAACGCAAAAAGTTGGATCAACCTAGGGTTCATGCCCATCCAGCCATCGGAATTTGCGAAACTTGCCGTCATCATCTACCTTGGTTCCGTTTACTCCAAGAAGCAGGCATACATAGATGACTTCAATAAAGGTCTTGCACCTCCATTACTGTTTCTTGGCTTCATATGCTTTTTAGTATTCCTGGAACCGGACTTCGGTACGGCAGCAATCATCTTTGCCATCGGTGCCATCGTCATTTCCTGTTCGGGCATCAGTTATAAAACGTTTTTCAAGCTTGCTGGGCTTGGAGTAGGATTTTTGATTGTCCTCTCCCCGGTCATATACATGGCAAGGGGCTTCATCTTCACTAAAGAAAGGCTTAGCAGGATTGAAGCCTATCTGTCCCCGTTTAAATATGCACAGGGTGAGGGATACCATTTGGTGAACTCTTACCTTGCGATCGGGTCCGGGGGAGTGAAAGGTCTCGGATTAGGACAAAGCGTCCAAAAACTTGGTTATTTACCGGAGCCCCAGACGGATTTCATCATGGCCATCATTGCTGAAGAGCTAGGCGTATTCGGGGTAAGCTTTGTTGTCCTCGGCCTTTCCTATATTGTGCTCAGGGGAATTTATACAGGCGTGAAATGTCAGGATCCGTTCGGCACGATGCTTGCAATCGGGATCTCCTGCATGATCGGCATCCAGGCTTTCATCAATCTTGGAGGTGTATCCGGATTAATACCGATCACAGGGGTCCCACTCCCGTTCATCAGTTACGGTGGATCGTCCCTCTTGGTGCTATCTTTGTCGATGGGTGTCCTCGTAAATGTGTCGATGTTTGTAAAATTTGAAGAAAAATATAAAACAAAGAAGGAAAATGACTATCCTTCGGAGAATAAGGATAATAGCAAAAAAATATATGGTGTTAAAATGTAG
- a CDS encoding pyridoxamine 5'-phosphate oxidase family protein gives MANQVEPGLIPALFEELQSERFVTLATVDHETHGPNVSSISWVFAKDEQTLLFAVDQRSRIVENIKGNPLVVVNLIANESTYSIGGKAFVHQEKLSGVPLKLTLFQLVINEVRDVMFYGSKISTEPVYEKTYDKTAADRLDRQVIEAMKKA, from the coding sequence ATGGCTAATCAAGTAGAACCCGGCTTAATTCCTGCATTGTTTGAGGAACTGCAATCAGAGCGATTCGTGACACTTGCTACCGTTGATCATGAAACACATGGCCCCAATGTCAGTTCTATTTCGTGGGTCTTTGCCAAAGACGAGCAGACGCTACTGTTTGCCGTGGATCAACGCTCAAGAATCGTCGAGAATATTAAGGGGAATCCGCTGGTTGTAGTGAACTTAATCGCAAATGAATCAACCTATTCCATTGGTGGGAAAGCTTTTGTACATCAAGAGAAACTATCCGGAGTGCCTTTGAAGCTTACCCTTTTTCAACTTGTCATCAATGAAGTGAGAGATGTCATGTTCTATGGATCGAAAATTTCCACAGAGCCTGTTTATGAGAAGACATATGATAAAACAGCTGCAGACCGTTTAGACCGGCAAGTAATTGAAGCCATGAAAAAAGCTTAG
- a CDS encoding heme A synthase, with product MQKGVHKGLKWLAVLTTLGMLFVLLGGALVTKTESGMGCGRSWPLCNGQLIPSDITFELVIELAHRVVSGGVGLLVLALSIWSWRSIGYKRETKFLAALSFFFLVLQGLIGAAAVLWGQSDFVLAIHFGISLISFASILLLTLLIFEVDQKFDAKSLVINKRMRFHTVGVTIYSYLVVYTGALVRHTESSLVCKDWPLCVNSSPSLPSNLYEWIQMGHRAAAGFIFFWIAYITYIAMKEHKHQKVIYWGWIIAFTLVCLQVMSGALVVFTRLNLSIALMHALIISCLFGLLCYFNLLASRSKRKK from the coding sequence TTGCAAAAAGGTGTTCACAAAGGATTAAAATGGCTTGCCGTTCTGACTACTCTGGGTATGTTATTCGTCCTGTTGGGTGGAGCCCTGGTGACGAAGACGGAATCCGGAATGGGCTGCGGGCGCTCTTGGCCCCTTTGTAACGGACAGTTGATTCCAAGTGATATTACATTTGAGCTTGTTATAGAATTAGCACACCGTGTGGTATCAGGTGGTGTGGGATTATTGGTTCTGGCTTTATCGATCTGGTCATGGAGATCAATCGGTTATAAACGGGAAACGAAATTCCTTGCAGCCCTTTCTTTCTTCTTTCTTGTGTTGCAGGGACTAATCGGTGCTGCAGCTGTATTATGGGGGCAATCGGATTTTGTCCTGGCCATCCATTTCGGAATTTCCCTAATCTCTTTTGCTTCCATATTATTATTGACACTGCTGATTTTTGAGGTTGACCAGAAATTTGATGCGAAATCATTGGTCATAAACAAACGGATGAGGTTTCATACCGTCGGGGTAACGATTTATAGTTATCTTGTTGTTTATACCGGCGCTCTCGTAAGGCATACGGAGTCCAGCCTGGTGTGCAAGGATTGGCCATTATGCGTCAACTCCTCCCCAAGCCTCCCCTCTAACCTGTACGAATGGATTCAGATGGGGCACAGGGCAGCAGCAGGCTTCATTTTCTTTTGGATTGCCTATATCACTTACATCGCCATGAAAGAGCATAAGCACCAGAAAGTGATCTACTGGGGTTGGATCATCGCCTTCACCCTGGTTTGTCTTCAAGTAATGAGTGGTGCACTCGTAGTGTTCACAAGACTGAACCTCTCGATTGCCTTAATGCATGCTTTGATCATTTCGTGTCTGTTTGGATTATTGTGTTACTTCAATCTTCTTGCTTCAAGAAGTAAACGGAAGAAATAG
- a CDS encoding YlaN family protein: MASEMTINHREKAYELLKADAEKILQLIKVQMDNLTMPQCPLYEEVLDTQMFGLSREIEFAVRLGLVDDQDGKDLIDSLERQLSALHEASTKK; the protein is encoded by the coding sequence GTGGCGTCAGAAATGACAATCAATCATCGGGAAAAAGCCTATGAACTATTAAAGGCCGACGCAGAAAAGATATTACAACTTATTAAAGTGCAAATGGATAATTTAACGATGCCCCAATGTCCTCTATATGAGGAAGTATTGGATACCCAAATGTTCGGATTATCTCGTGAAATAGAATTTGCGGTCCGCTTAGGGCTAGTAGATGATCAAGATGGAAAAGATCTGATTGATTCTTTGGAAAGACAACTTTCTGCCCTTCATGAAGCATCTACAAAAAAGTAA
- a CDS encoding YlaH-like family protein, translating into MDVTERLSFFASLYRVDQNAEMGMWLLYITIVGLSILVYKLGFAKKLPVMKSILIYTFLILGCTVLTFLGIFLPVAEGLVVAALILVIYKIRLTNEKKKGTF; encoded by the coding sequence ATGGATGTAACAGAACGTTTGTCCTTTTTCGCATCCCTTTACCGGGTTGACCAGAACGCGGAAATGGGTATGTGGTTGCTTTATATAACCATCGTTGGGCTCTCAATCTTAGTTTATAAACTCGGTTTTGCGAAAAAGCTGCCAGTCATGAAATCGATCCTTATTTATACTTTTCTCATACTTGGATGTACGGTGCTGACGTTTCTCGGCATTTTCCTTCCGGTGGCTGAAGGATTGGTCGTTGCGGCTTTAATCTTAGTGATTTACAAGATCCGCCTGACGAATGAAAAGAAAAAAGGCACGTTTTAA
- a CDS encoding YhcN/YlaJ family sporulation lipoprotein, protein MFKLISLLMVTIILGACANKNEVGYNNDANSKNNKPITVQDSNIQQVQRKTGQQISKHLVDLTTSVPDVKDATAVVIGKYAFVGIDIDSDVERSQVGSIKYSVAEALQNDPYGAEAMVIADPDLYARLKEISKDIQRGEPVQGIMNELSDISGRLMPEIPKSLKQTNPENAPNEPKKKMNNAKEKQLRKNQEDQTYDKID, encoded by the coding sequence ATGTTTAAGCTCATCTCTCTCTTAATGGTCACCATCATCCTTGGAGCTTGCGCCAACAAAAATGAGGTCGGGTATAACAATGATGCAAACAGTAAAAATAATAAACCAATCACTGTCCAGGATAGCAATATTCAACAGGTCCAACGCAAGACAGGACAACAAATCTCAAAGCATCTGGTTGACCTGACCACCAGCGTGCCGGATGTGAAAGATGCAACGGCTGTTGTCATCGGTAAATACGCATTTGTAGGGATCGATATCGATTCGGACGTCGAGCGTTCCCAGGTCGGTTCTATTAAATATTCTGTCGCTGAAGCCCTTCAAAATGATCCATACGGTGCAGAGGCCATGGTCATCGCCGATCCGGATCTTTATGCCCGATTGAAGGAAATCAGTAAAGATATCCAACGAGGCGAACCGGTTCAGGGCATCATGAATGAACTGTCAGACATATCGGGCAGATTGATGCCTGAAATCCCTAAGTCTTTAAAGCAGACCAATCCCGAAAATGCCCCGAACGAACCTAAGAAAAAAATGAATAACGCAAAAGAAAAACAGCTTAGAAAAAATCAAGAAGATCAAACATACGATAAAATCGATTGA
- the pyc gene encoding pyruvate carboxylase, protein MKRIKKVLVANRGEIAIRVFRACTELNIRTVAIYSKEDSGSYHRYKADEAYLIGEGKKPIDAYLDIEGIIRIAKNADVDAIHPGYGFLSENIHFARRCEEEGITFVGPHSEHLNMFGDKVKARHQAQLANIPVIPGTDGPVETLEEVISFGKENGFPIIIKASLGGGGRGMRIVRNLESLKEAYERAKSEAKAAFGNDEIYVEKFVENPKHIEVQILGDHDGNIVHLYERDCSIQRRHQKVVEIAPSVSLSDRLREDICAAAVRLMDNVKYVNAGTVEFLVANDQFYFIEVNPRVQVEHTITEMVTGVDIVQSQLMIAEGYALHSDKLGIPLQDDIRTNGFAIQSRVTTEDPLNNFMPDTGKIMAYRSGGGFGVRLDAGNGFQGAVITPYYDSLLVKLSTWALTFEQAASKMVRNLQEFRIRGIKTNIPFLENVVKHENFITGQYDTSFIDTTPELFIFPIRKDRGTKMLSYIGNVTVNGFPGVEKKKKPVFQKPRVPTLDVKQEFQPGTKQILDQHGADGLVNWVKEQNSVLLTDTTFRDAHQSLLATRVRTNDLKQIAAPTSQLLPDMFSYEMWGGATFDVAYRFLKEDPWNRLLTLRERIPNVLFQMLLRASNAVGYKNYPDNVIREFVEKSAFAGIDVFRIFDSLNWVKGMEVAIDAVRQSGKIAEAAICYTGDIDDPTRTKYNIDYYKNMAKELEASGAHILAIKDMAGLLKPQSAYRLISELKDTVSLPIHLHTHDTSGNGIYTYARAVEAGVDIVDTALSTMSGLTSQPSANTLYYALKGTRREPNVNIDSLETLSHYWEDVRKYYTDFESGMMSPHSEVYKHEMPGGQYSNLQQQAKAVGLGHRWEEVKDMYARVNHLFGDIVKVTPSSKVVGDMALFMVQNDLSETDVLEKGEKIDFPDSVVELFEGSLGQPHGGFPKELQSVILKGRNPLTVRPGELLDDVDFTALKEKLFEDLERPVTSFDALGYALYPKVFMEYARTMDQFGDISVLDTPTFLFGMRLGEEIEVEIETGKTLIVKLVSIGQAQADGTRIVYFELNGQAREVVIKDESIKSTVAAKMKADVKNENHIGASMPGTVIRVIAEKGETVEKGDHLMITEAMKMETTVQAPFAGTVKDIYVQNGDAISPGDLLIEVNKA, encoded by the coding sequence TTGAAACGAATTAAAAAAGTACTGGTAGCAAACCGCGGTGAGATTGCCATCCGTGTATTCCGTGCATGTACGGAACTTAATATTAGAACCGTAGCCATCTACAGTAAAGAAGATTCAGGATCATATCATCGCTATAAAGCAGATGAAGCATATTTGATAGGTGAGGGGAAAAAGCCCATTGATGCTTATCTGGACATAGAAGGGATCATTCGAATTGCTAAGAATGCAGATGTGGACGCCATCCACCCTGGATATGGCTTCCTGTCTGAAAATATCCACTTTGCAAGAAGGTGTGAAGAAGAAGGAATCACCTTTGTAGGGCCTCATTCTGAGCACTTGAATATGTTTGGTGACAAGGTGAAGGCACGCCATCAGGCGCAGCTTGCGAATATTCCGGTCATTCCGGGTACTGATGGACCTGTAGAAACTTTGGAAGAAGTCATCAGCTTCGGGAAGGAAAACGGATTCCCGATCATCATCAAAGCCTCATTGGGTGGCGGTGGACGGGGAATGCGCATCGTCCGCAACCTTGAGAGCCTAAAAGAAGCCTATGAGCGGGCTAAATCAGAAGCGAAAGCTGCCTTTGGCAATGATGAAATTTATGTGGAGAAATTTGTTGAAAATCCGAAGCACATTGAAGTCCAGATTCTTGGAGATCATGACGGTAACATCGTCCACCTGTATGAGCGTGATTGTTCCATTCAAAGACGCCATCAGAAGGTAGTGGAAATTGCGCCTTCCGTATCATTGAGCGATCGCTTGAGGGAAGATATCTGCGCGGCAGCCGTCCGGTTAATGGATAATGTCAAGTATGTGAATGCCGGGACCGTTGAGTTCCTTGTAGCAAATGATCAATTCTACTTCATCGAAGTAAATCCACGGGTTCAAGTGGAACACACCATTACGGAAATGGTGACAGGAGTGGATATCGTACAATCACAATTGATGATCGCGGAAGGTTATGCCCTGCATAGTGATAAGCTAGGTATCCCTCTTCAGGATGACATCAGGACGAATGGATTTGCCATTCAATCCCGTGTGACAACGGAAGACCCATTGAACAACTTTATGCCTGATACCGGAAAAATCATGGCGTACCGATCAGGTGGGGGCTTCGGGGTCCGTCTAGATGCCGGGAATGGATTCCAGGGTGCGGTCATTACACCTTATTACGATTCCCTTCTCGTGAAGCTTTCCACGTGGGCACTTACATTCGAACAAGCTGCGTCCAAAATGGTCAGAAATCTTCAAGAATTTAGAATTCGGGGAATCAAGACGAATATCCCGTTTTTGGAAAATGTCGTAAAGCATGAAAACTTCATTACGGGACAGTATGATACCTCGTTTATCGACACGACTCCTGAACTATTCATTTTCCCGATAAGGAAAGACCGTGGAACGAAAATGCTTTCGTATATTGGGAACGTCACTGTAAATGGATTCCCGGGAGTAGAGAAAAAGAAAAAACCTGTCTTCCAGAAACCGCGGGTCCCGACACTTGATGTAAAGCAAGAGTTTCAACCCGGAACGAAACAAATCCTGGATCAGCATGGGGCTGACGGCCTGGTGAATTGGGTCAAAGAACAGAATTCAGTCCTCCTCACTGATACAACATTCCGTGATGCCCATCAATCATTACTGGCGACGCGTGTCAGAACAAATGATCTGAAACAGATAGCGGCACCGACATCTCAGTTGCTGCCTGATATGTTCTCCTATGAAATGTGGGGTGGAGCGACATTCGATGTGGCTTACCGCTTTCTTAAGGAAGACCCATGGAATCGATTATTGACTTTGAGGGAGCGCATTCCAAATGTATTATTCCAAATGCTCCTTAGAGCATCCAATGCGGTAGGGTATAAGAACTATCCGGATAATGTAATCAGGGAATTCGTCGAGAAATCAGCGTTTGCCGGCATTGACGTCTTCAGGATCTTTGACAGCTTAAACTGGGTCAAGGGAATGGAAGTGGCGATTGACGCCGTGAGGCAAAGCGGGAAAATCGCAGAAGCGGCCATATGCTACACCGGTGATATCGATGACCCGACACGGACAAAATATAATATCGATTACTATAAGAATATGGCCAAAGAGCTCGAAGCGAGTGGTGCACACATTCTGGCCATCAAGGATATGGCGGGACTGTTGAAGCCTCAGTCAGCCTACCGGTTGATTTCCGAACTGAAGGATACAGTGAGCCTGCCGATTCATCTGCATACACATGATACGAGCGGGAACGGGATCTACACATACGCAAGAGCCGTCGAAGCGGGAGTCGACATTGTCGATACGGCCCTTAGCACCATGTCCGGCCTGACGTCCCAACCTAGTGCCAATACGTTGTATTATGCTCTAAAAGGGACAAGAAGAGAACCGAATGTAAACATCGATTCCCTGGAAACCCTTTCTCACTATTGGGAAGACGTTCGGAAGTATTATACAGATTTTGAAAGTGGGATGATGTCACCGCATTCAGAAGTATACAAACATGAAATGCCGGGGGGGCAGTACAGCAACCTTCAGCAGCAGGCAAAAGCAGTCGGGCTCGGTCACCGCTGGGAAGAAGTCAAAGACATGTATGCGAGGGTCAACCACCTCTTCGGGGACATAGTCAAAGTAACTCCTTCTTCTAAAGTGGTCGGAGACATGGCTTTATTCATGGTTCAAAACGATTTATCAGAAACAGACGTACTCGAAAAAGGTGAGAAAATCGATTTTCCAGATTCAGTGGTTGAATTATTTGAAGGATCACTGGGTCAACCTCACGGAGGGTTTCCGAAAGAATTGCAGAGCGTGATCTTGAAAGGGCGTAATCCGCTGACCGTTAGACCTGGAGAACTACTGGATGATGTGGACTTCACAGCTCTGAAAGAAAAACTCTTTGAAGACCTCGAGCGTCCGGTCACGAGTTTTGATGCCCTTGGATATGCCCTGTATCCGAAAGTATTCATGGAATACGCACGAACAATGGATCAATTCGGGGACATCTCGGTCCTCGATACCCCTACATTCTTATTTGGGATGAGACTGGGTGAAGAAATAGAAGTGGAAATCGAAACCGGGAAGACACTCATTGTTAAGCTAGTCTCGATTGGACAGGCCCAGGCAGATGGTACCCGTATTGTTTACTTCGAACTTAATGGTCAGGCCCGTGAAGTAGTCATTAAGGACGAAAGTATTAAATCCACTGTGGCGGCCAAAATGAAGGCTGATGTGAAAAATGAAAATCATATCGGGGCTTCCATGCCGGGAACCGTTATAAGGGTCATCGCAGAAAAAGGAGAAACGGTTGAAAAGGGAGATCATTTAATGATCACTGAAGCCATGAAGATGGAAACGACCGTCCAGGCGCCTTTTGCAGGAACAGTTAAAGATATCTATGTACAAAATGGTGATGCCATCAGCCCTGGGGATTTATTAATTGAAGTGAATAAAGCATAA